The stretch of DNA AGCAATGTCTACTCCCTGCAGGCGGAGCTTGGCGGCAAGCAGCCCTAACCGCGGTCCGGTAGGCTCGGGGGACCAACGCCTGAGGGGGCAGACGCATGGAACACGAACGCACTGACGCGGCCAACGATCAGGCATCCCGCCAGCAGGGGCAACTGACACCACGGGCATCGCGGGTTGCAGGCAAGACCCTGAACGTGCCGGTCCTCATCATCCTCGCGATCGTCGTCGCGTTGGCACTTGGTGTGCTGCTGAACCCGCTTCCCAAGCCCGCGGAGCTGGCCATATTGAACCGCCCGGCCACAGCAGCCGACACCCTCCCGGAGGGTGTCGCTCCCGTGCCGAACGGCGAGCACACCCTGCGGCTCGTTGCGGACGCCGACGGCATCCGGTACTTCGTCAGCCAGAACAAGGATGCCAGCACCTCTTGCCTGACGGTCTTCCCTGACAATTACCCCCGTCAATGGGTGGCTGGCTGCGGCACCGGCACCAAGGGCAACCAGGAGATCACGCGGATCGGGTCCAACGGCATCGTCTCCGCCGTGCTGGTGCCGGACGGCTACGACGCCAGTGAGCTCGAGCAGGGCGGGTTCAAGAGAATCCACGACAACGTCTACGCCGCCCGCACTCCGCGCGTCCCGGGTTCCTTTTAGGCAGCACGACGGCGGGACGGGGCTTGCGGAGGTCGGTCAACGCGGGTAGCTTCCTTGGCTCTTGTAGGCCCAGTATTGTGCGCTGCTCACGGCGTCGTCCCCGAGGTACCAGCTGACAACGAACGGCACCAACGCCAGCACGGCCACCAGTCCGCCGAATATGATGCGTGCCGGCCGGCGGGGCCGGGCGAACATCGAAGCGGCCGCAGTTGCCATCGAGGCTGCGGGAACGGCAACGCCGATGGCCATAATCCACTGGCGCTTGGGGATCTCAGCCTGCCAATACTGGGGTGAATAGTCGTCGGGGTCCCAGTCGAATCCCGAGCCGAACACCATGAACGTCGACAACACCGACAGGAACAGCAAGGTGACGGCAAAGACCATCAAGACGCCGCCATCCAACCGTTTCCCCATGCCAACCATCCAACCACGGCCTTGGCCACGCCCCTGACCCGCCTCTAACCGGCCGCGACCGCGAAACTGTTGTGCCGCCGTCGTACGCGGCCTGCCGCTGGCGACCCGAACATCCGACCACGACGCGCATTCCGTCGCGGAACGACTCATTTCAAGTATTAGGTAAGGCTAAGCTAACCTTCCATTTGTGAACGAACAGAACCAGCTCTCCGGACTGGAAGCCACCGGCCTGGTGCTCCGCTATGGCAACAGGGACGTGGTCCACGGCGCCGGGCTGCGCCTTGAACCCGGCAGGATTGTGGCCCTGGTTGGACCCAACGGCAGCGGCAAGTCCACCCTCCTGCGCGCCCTCGCCAGGCTGCACGACGCCGCCTCCGGAACGGTCCAGGTCCGGCCCGACGGCGGAGAAGCGGCCGACGCCCTCATGATGAAGCGCAGCGACTTTGCCCGGCACGTCACCCTGCTCTCACAGAGCCGGCCGGTGCCGCACGGGCTCAGTGTCCGTGACGTGGTCGAATTCGGCCGCCATCCCTACCGCGGCCGCTGGCGGGCAGCGGATCCGGACGGCCCCGCCGCCGTCGAGCGCGCCATGGAACTCACCGGCATCACCAACCTGTCCGCCCGCGGCGGCCACGAACTTTCCGGCGGGCAGCTGCAGCGCGTCTGGCTGGCAAGTTGCCTGGCGCAGGACACCTCCGTGCTGCTCCTGGACGAGCCCACCAACCACCTGGACCTGCGCTACAAGGTGGAAATCTTCGACCTTGTCCACGACCTCGCCCGCCACCACGGCGTGGCCATCGGCGTGGTGCTGCACGACCTCGACGAGGCCGCAGCGCTCGCGGACCACGTGGTGGTGCTCTCCGAAGGCCGCATCGCCGCGGCAGGCCCCGCCGATGAAGCGCTCGACGCCGAGCTGCTCAGCAGCGTCTATTCCATCCCCATCGTCACCCACACCGACCCGCTGACCGGCCGGCTGCGCACCCGCGCCGTCGGACGGCACAGCGGCACCTCCACCCACCACCCCGAAAGGACCACGTGTCCATGAAGCTCCCCACGGCCCTGGCCGCCACCGCCGCCCTGGCCCTCCTGCTCACCGGCTGCGGCACCACCGAAGAACCCGCAAGCTCCGCTTCCGGCAGCACCGGCGAACCTGTCACCGTCACCGACTCCCGCGGCGTAGAGGTCAAACTCGACGGCCCCGCCAAGCGCGTGGTGGGCACCGAATGGAATGTGGTGGAAAACCTGACCACCCTCGGCGTCCAGCCCGTGGGCGTCGCGGACGTCAAGGGCTACGGCAACTGGGTGAAGGCAGGCGCGCTGGACGGCAGTGCCACGGACATCGGTACCCGCGGCGAGCCCAGCTTCGACGCCATCGCCGCCCTGGAACCGGACCTCATCCTGGCCACCGCCGACCTCGCCGAACCGGTCATCAAGCAGCTCGAAGACCTGGCACCGGTAGTGGTGGTGAAATCCGCGGACGCCAGCCGGCAGATCGACCAGGCCAAGGACAACCTCAAGCTCGTGGCCAAGGCCACCGGCACCGACGCCAAGGCCGATGAGGCCATTGCCGGCTTCGACGCCGCCGTCGCCAAGGGCAAGAAAACCCTCGAGGACGCCGGGCTGGGCGGGTCCCGCGTGGCCTTCGCCGACGGCTGGGTGGCCGACGGGAAGGTCTCCATCCGCCCGTACGTCAAGGGCTCGCTCATGACGGACATCAACACCGAACTGGGCCTGGTGACACCCTGGACCATGGAAGGCGACCCCGCCTACGGCCTGGCCTCCACCGACGTTGAAGGCCTCACCGCGGTCAACGCGGACAGCTTCGTCTACATCGCCAACGGCGCCGACGGCGGTGACTTCACCGAGGACCTGGCCACCAACGCGGTGTGGAAGTCTCTGCCGTTCGTTTCCGCCGGTGAGGTGCACCGCCTGGAAGACGGCATCTGGATGTTCGGCGGCCCCGCGTCGATGACCCAGTACGTCGATGCCCTCGTGACGGCACTGACCAAGTAACGCCATGACCCACACCGTGAAGAGTCCCGCCCCGGCTGCCTCCCCTACCGCCGTAGCGGGGGCTCCCCTGCCGGTACCTGCGGGAACGCGGGGGCGGCCGGGCGCAGCGCTGGTAGCCGCCGCCGCGCTGGTGGTCCTGGCCCTCTTCGCGGTGATCCACCTGACCCAGGGCACAGCCGATGTTGGCCCCGCCGAGCTTCTGGGGGTTCTGGCGGGGAACGGCTCGGACCAGCAGAGCGCGGTCCTGCTGGCCTCCCGCATCCCCCGGCTGCTGGCGGGCCTGCTGGTGGGCGTGGCACTGGGGGTGGCCGGCGCCGCCCTACAGTCGGCCACCCGCAACGTCCTGGCCTCCCCTGACACGCTTGCGGTCAACGCCGGGGCACACTTCGCGATCGTGGCCGTGGCAGCCTTCGGGATCACCCTTCCCTCGCTGCTGTCCGGCGGCCTCGCGTTCGCCGGAGGCCTCGCGGCCGCACTGCTGGTCCTGGCCCTGTCCGGTGCCGGCGGCAACGGCAACGGCGGTCCCATCCGCCTGGTGCTGGCCGGCACGGCGCTGGCCCTGGGACTCCATTCGGCCACCAGCGCACTGCTCTTGCTCTTCAGCCAGGAAACCACCGGCCTCTACGCCTGGGGACAGGGCAGCCTGGCCCAGTCCCGCCCGGATGAACTCCTGCAGTTCACCCCGGTCATCCTGGCGGCGGTTGCCGGTTTGCTGATCATCGGCCGCCGGCTGGACCTGCTGGGCCTGGGCGACGACGCCTCGCGGCTGGCCGGCGCCGATCCGCGCCTGGCCCGCATCACCGCCGTCGTGCTCGCCGTCCTGCTGTCCGCCGCGGCCGTTACCGTGTCGGGCCCCATCGGGTTCGTGGGCCTGTGCGCTCCGGCCATCGTGCGGCTGCTCGCGTCCCGCGTGCGCGGGCTGGGCCGGCACCGGGCGTTGCTTCCCATCTCCGGCCTGGCCGGTGCCGTTGTGGTGATCGGCGCCGACGTCGTGGTCCGTGTGGTCTTCGGCGCCCAAGCCGGCGTGGAGATCCCTACCGGCGCGGTGACCACCGTGTTCGGCGCGGTGTTCCTGGTGATCCTCGCCCTGCGGATGTCCGACGCCGGCCTGAGCGTTGCCGGGGACGCGCTGGCCCGCCTGCGCTCCCGCAGGTTCTTCCTGGCCGTCCTGGTCAGCCTGCTGGTCCTGCTGACGGGGCTGCTGGTGGCCGGGGCCTTGTTGGGCGACGCGAAACTCCTGCTCGGAGACCTCATCAACTGGCTCACCGGGCAGTCCGGCAACCGGGTCAGCGCCATCATGGGAACCCGAATGCCCCGGGTGCTCGCCGCCGTCCTGGCCGGAGCAGCCCTGGCGATTGCCGGGGCCCTGATCCAGGCCGTCTCCCGGAACTCGCTGGCCGAGCCCGGCATCCTCGGCGTCTCCGGCGGCGGCGGGCTCGCGGCGATCATCATCATCACCACGGTGCCGCTGGCCAGTTCCTGGCTCGTCACCGGGTCCGCGCTGGCAGGCGCCGCGCTGGCCGCAGCGCTGGTCTTCGGGCTGGCCTTCCGCGGGGGGCTGCAGCAGAACCGCCTGGTGCTGATCGGCATCGGGGTCTCGGCGGGGCTGGCGGCGCTGATCACCGTACTCCTGGTCAGCACCGATCCCTACAACCAGACCAAGGCCCTGACTTGGCTCTCCGGGTCAACGTACGGGCGGAACTTCGCCTCGGTCCTCCCGCCGCTGGCCGCCCTGGCGGTGGCCCTTCCGGTGCTGGCGGGCCTGCGCCGGGACCTGGACCTCATAGCGGTCGACGACGATTCCCCCCGGGTGCTCGGCATCGGTTTGTCCGGTTCCCGGCTGGTCCTGCTGGCGACGGCGGTGCTGCTGACCGCCGGCGCCGTGTCCTCGGTGGGGGTGATTGCGTTCGTGGGGCTGGTGGCACCGCATGCCGCCCGCTCACTGGTGGGGGCGCGGCACGTGCGGGTGCTGCCTGTGGCGGCCCTGATCGGGGCCTGCACCGTGGTCCTGGCCGACCTGGTTGGCCGGACGGTGATCGCCCCCGCCCAGATCCCGGCCGGCATCATGACGGCGCTGGTGGGGGCACCCTATTTCGTCTACCTGCTGTGGCGCTCCCGGGTTGACCGGGCCTCCTGACCGGCCTCCGCCGGCCCAGCAAGGCTCCGCTGCGTGGCGGCCCAGCTGGCCAGCACCTTCAGCGCATCCTCCGACGGCGTGGCGGGCTCGGCCGTGTAGACGTTGATCCGCAGGCCCGGGTCGGCGGGAAGCTCAAGTGCCTCGTAGGTCAGGTCCAGGTCCCCCACCGCGGAGTGGTGCAGCCGTTTGCGGCCGGTGCGGTGGTACTTGACGTCGTGCTTGGCCCAGCGGGTGCGGAACTCCTCGCTGCGGGT from Pseudarthrobacter chlorophenolicus A6 encodes:
- a CDS encoding ABC transporter ATP-binding protein: MNEQNQLSGLEATGLVLRYGNRDVVHGAGLRLEPGRIVALVGPNGSGKSTLLRALARLHDAASGTVQVRPDGGEAADALMMKRSDFARHVTLLSQSRPVPHGLSVRDVVEFGRHPYRGRWRAADPDGPAAVERAMELTGITNLSARGGHELSGGQLQRVWLASCLAQDTSVLLLDEPTNHLDLRYKVEIFDLVHDLARHHGVAIGVVLHDLDEAAALADHVVVLSEGRIAAAGPADEALDAELLSSVYSIPIVTHTDPLTGRLRTRAVGRHSGTSTHHPERTTCP
- a CDS encoding ABC transporter substrate-binding protein, with amino-acid sequence MKLPTALAATAALALLLTGCGTTEEPASSASGSTGEPVTVTDSRGVEVKLDGPAKRVVGTEWNVVENLTTLGVQPVGVADVKGYGNWVKAGALDGSATDIGTRGEPSFDAIAALEPDLILATADLAEPVIKQLEDLAPVVVVKSADASRQIDQAKDNLKLVAKATGTDAKADEAIAGFDAAVAKGKKTLEDAGLGGSRVAFADGWVADGKVSIRPYVKGSLMTDINTELGLVTPWTMEGDPAYGLASTDVEGLTAVNADSFVYIANGADGGDFTEDLATNAVWKSLPFVSAGEVHRLEDGIWMFGGPASMTQYVDALVTALTK
- a CDS encoding iron ABC transporter permease codes for the protein MTHTVKSPAPAASPTAVAGAPLPVPAGTRGRPGAALVAAAALVVLALFAVIHLTQGTADVGPAELLGVLAGNGSDQQSAVLLASRIPRLLAGLLVGVALGVAGAALQSATRNVLASPDTLAVNAGAHFAIVAVAAFGITLPSLLSGGLAFAGGLAAALLVLALSGAGGNGNGGPIRLVLAGTALALGLHSATSALLLLFSQETTGLYAWGQGSLAQSRPDELLQFTPVILAAVAGLLIIGRRLDLLGLGDDASRLAGADPRLARITAVVLAVLLSAAAVTVSGPIGFVGLCAPAIVRLLASRVRGLGRHRALLPISGLAGAVVVIGADVVVRVVFGAQAGVEIPTGAVTTVFGAVFLVILALRMSDAGLSVAGDALARLRSRRFFLAVLVSLLVLLTGLLVAGALLGDAKLLLGDLINWLTGQSGNRVSAIMGTRMPRVLAAVLAGAALAIAGALIQAVSRNSLAEPGILGVSGGGGLAAIIIITTVPLASSWLVTGSALAGAALAAALVFGLAFRGGLQQNRLVLIGIGVSAGLAALITVLLVSTDPYNQTKALTWLSGSTYGRNFASVLPPLAALAVALPVLAGLRRDLDLIAVDDDSPRVLGIGLSGSRLVLLATAVLLTAGAVSSVGVIAFVGLVAPHAARSLVGARHVRVLPVAALIGACTVVLADLVGRTVIAPAQIPAGIMTALVGAPYFVYLLWRSRVDRAS